The Epinephelus moara isolate mb chromosome 21, YSFRI_EMoa_1.0, whole genome shotgun sequence DNA window GCTGACGGCTTCATCAAAGAACTGGAACAAGAAATCTCTGCACTGATGAAGAAAACTGCTGACATGCAACAGCTCTCACGTACACAAGACCATCTTCACCTCCTCCAGAGCTTTGCGTCCATGAACACTGCTCTGTGCACCAAGAACTGGGCAGAGGTCAGCTTTCGTCAGCCATCATATGAGGGAATTGTGTTGAAAGCTGTGACTGAGCTGGAGGAGACATTcagcagagagaagcagcagcTACTTCATCAGGCCAGGCTGAAGAGGGTCCAGCATTACGCTGTGGATGTAATTCTTGAACATCACACAGCGAATCCCTGGCTTGTGCTGTCTGATGATGGGAAACAAGTCAAGTGTGGTGAGATGAGGATGAACCTGCCAGATAACACAGAAAGATTTTCTCTTTATACCAATGTCTTGGCACAGCAGAGTTTCTCCTCTGGAAGGTTTTACTATGAGGTTAAGGTATCAGGGAAGACTGACTGGACTCTGGGAGTGGTCAAAGGGTCAGTTGACAGGAAGGGAATAATTCCACTAAGCCCTGTGAATGGCTACTGGGCTGTGGGTTTGAGGAATGGAAACGAGTACCTAACTTTTGCCAGCCCCGTTGTCAGCCTCAGTCTGAACTTGAAGCCTCAGAAGGTGGGGGTGTTTGTGAGTTATGAGGAGGGTGTGGTCTCCTTTTATGATGTAGACGCTGCAGTTCATCTTTACAGCTTCACTAACTGCTGCTTCACTGAGAAGCTCTTTCCCCTCTTCAGTCCTGGTCTTCATCATGGTGGCATGAACTCCGCCCCTCTGATAATTTCACCTGTCGACCACACTGATTAGATTTGATCGTTAATTTTGGGAAAAGGGGGATTCTTATGATTTAAGAAGAGGAAGTCAGTGGATCAAAGTGGTATTACTATAAAGCGATACTTTATCAAATTTCATCCAGCTTTGTATCGCAACAATGTGGGttatatgtgtaaatgaactatgttAAACTTCTCCCTGCAAATTTGTTAGGGAAAATTAGCcacgtctctccctctcaattACTTCCTTAAACTGTACTACATATTTCTTACCTAAGATGTTCAGAAACATACTTTAGTGtgctgtttagctgtaatacaaAAATTTGCGAACAGGAAGTGGACTTCATACCATTTCCTGTACCTTGgaaactgagatcaaactgtaaaatgagGCAGTGCTGTTTAGCTTGTTTCTtgcctgaaatgttttcagaaacgcattttagtgcactgtttagctgtaatacaaTAATTTGTCAACAGGAAGGTGGCGCCAAACTGTGTCCTGTATTGTAAAGggaggctaaaaaaaaaagagtttaaacAGTTAACTAAActgtgctgatcaaatataaaccaatatTCGGTTACTGTTTTGATTATTTGTTGCCTCAAAGGttttaagaaacatattttttgtgcACTATTAAGCTGCGGTaggagagtttgtgaacaggtaATGGGTGCTATACCATTtctagagcttagattctctgccagagcccgagcccggcccgacccggcccgcGGGCCCAGGCCGGGTCGGgagcccccctccctctgacGGATAtgatatgacgtttttttttttaaagctatgatttgataatgttataggctatgtattgtagcgaccctgcagtaaatgttctgttataatgtcaatgttctgtgagttaatggcatgtttgggattgaatgaggtgcggggtgcgagtgtgaccGGGATgggggctgtgtgagtgcgcgtgctggtgtgtgtatgagcgagctggaggagagagcaggagtgcacagatggagttacagctaagttgttgtttgttggttgttttggcgtagttacggccaacagtaacctgtactgttcagtaataaacggtggtttaaTTGCCGAATAACcgcgtcatcctttccacacgtcctggtGGACGCTAcagtattataaaaaataaaatgaaaccacACTTCGTATTACACATAAAGTTACAACAAACTTAGTTAgaatgttgcaacattgtgcgcgcacagcccttcaccacctggatcctaaaataaacacctgttttattacataatcatgcttccatgttgcgccattcattaagatcctatgtttctgtcattcaaataacaagacttgtggtttaatactcttaattataacagccaacttattgaaaaatgtcgggtttaaattgggctcgggcccataattacagttaattggacgggccaggccgggccgggccgggccggtcccggacataacgtgcacgggcttgggccgggtcgggctggattttctgggcccgatctaagctctaaccATTTCCTGTACCGTGAAAAGGAAGGCTGAAAATTCTGAGATCgtaactgtaaaatgaagcAGTGCTGTTTTGCGTATTTCTTGCCTGAagtattttcagaaacatattttagcttactgtttaaatGTAATACAAGATCATTTCTTACCAGCCAGCAGCCATACTGTTTTTGGATTGGCGACTCACATTACATCACCAACCTGCAGGAGCGTTCATTGGTCTGGtgtggcacagtgcattctggtagttttaGGTTTTCTACCctttgagcaaaagcaaatgccacagcccttttctctgttttctctggtcatgtagtaCTAATCTAAGGTGTATGAGTCTTTTTTCTGcttagacagcccagttttatgaaaagaccatctttccagcagtgaaataacTTTGTTGTCAGCAGAGACAGGCAGACAAACAACAAGCAAACACAACCTTAATTAACTATCAgctctttttttcatggtttagGTATGAACTATACTCACTTGTTCAACAGACTACCAGGGTCATGTTTTTGTCTAATATTCACTTTGAGTTggtctgttatttattttttaggatAGCAGGAAAGGGCCCCTATTAATGTGTCTTGCCCTAgatttatattttctttaattctctgctgtctctgtgtGAGAGAGTTCTGGTCCTTATTACTATCAACTATTAGTAATAAGGACCAGAATAGGTGTAGATCTCAGATATTGGTTATTGGTGATTGAATGTAGTGGGTAGTTCATTGTAGTGGGTATACTGTGATGACCCCCCCAACCTTGCACACACCTGTCCCGGAGCCCACACCGAAAAGCACAACCTCGCCCActaacacatac harbors:
- the LOC126408976 gene encoding E3 ubiquitin-protein ligase TRIM39-like; its protein translation is MTMSAASCVLSEEQFLCCICLDVFTNPVTIPCGHNFCKNCITQHWNVNSSQCQCPMCKKHFKTRPELPVNTFISEMAAEFRQSAGKKSSRDSEVQVAKPGEIPCDICTGTKLKAVKTCLTCFASYCGVHLDPHMTADPLKRHSLTDPVENMEARVCTKHKKTLELFCKTDQMCVCSHCTVTEHMAHNIASLKDEYEAKKAELEQAEAEIQQMIQERKLKIQKIERLRMHSKEDAEREIADGVRIFTILMQTAERDLNELIEKIEERQKTAEEQADGFIKELEQEISALMKKTADMQQLSRTQDHLHLLQSFASMNTALCTKNWAEVSFRQPSYEGIVLKAVTELEETFSREKQQLLHQARLKRVQHYAVDVILEHHTANPWLVLSDDGKQVKCGEMRMNLPDNTERFSLYTNVLAQQSFSSGRFYYEVKVSGKTDWTLGVVKGSVDRKGIIPLSPVNGYWAVGLRNGNEYLTFASPVVSLSLNLKPQKVGVFVSYEEGVVSFYDVDAAVHLYSFTNCCFTEKLFPLFSPGLHHGGMNSAPLIISPVDHTD